From Enhydrobacter sp., the proteins below share one genomic window:
- a CDS encoding glutathione S-transferase family protein, which yields MKIWGRSNSINVMKVLWAADECGVAYERVDVGLQFGGNNEPWYLKMNPNGVVPTIDDGGRIVWESNSAVRYLAARYASGTLWPTDPGERSEADRWMDWQLSTISEPMRIAFWGLVRTPPEKRDMAAIKKAAEDAGKLFARLDGWLEGRKYVAGQHFTVGDIPVGCFVHRWYALDMARPTLGNVKAWYERLASRPAYARHVMVKLT from the coding sequence ATGAAGATCTGGGGCCGATCGAACTCGATCAACGTGATGAAGGTGCTGTGGGCGGCCGACGAGTGCGGTGTCGCCTACGAGCGCGTCGATGTCGGCCTCCAGTTCGGCGGCAACAACGAGCCCTGGTACCTGAAGATGAACCCCAACGGAGTCGTGCCGACCATCGACGACGGCGGGCGCATCGTCTGGGAGAGCAACTCGGCGGTGCGCTACCTCGCGGCGCGCTACGCCTCGGGCACCCTGTGGCCGACCGATCCGGGCGAGCGCAGCGAGGCCGACCGCTGGATGGACTGGCAGCTCTCGACCATCTCCGAGCCGATGCGCATCGCCTTCTGGGGCCTCGTCCGCACGCCGCCGGAGAAGCGCGACATGGCGGCCATCAAGAAGGCAGCCGAGGACGCCGGCAAGCTGTTCGCCCGGCTCGACGGCTGGCTCGAGGGCCGCAAGTACGTCGCCGGCCAGCACTTCACCGTGGGCGACATTCCGGTCGGCTGCTTCGTGCATCGCTGGTACGCGCTCGACATGGCGCGGCCCACGCTCGGGAACGTGAAGGCGTGGTACGAGCGGCTGGCGAGCCGGCCGGCCTACGCCCGGCACGTCATGGTGAAGCTGACCTGA
- a CDS encoding aromatic ring-hydroxylating dioxygenase subunit alpha: MWVRNAWYVAAWAQEIEPGRIHARTIIDQPLALYRTGGGEVVALEDRCPHRFAPLSMGRLEGDALRCMYHGLKFAPDGSCIEIPGQKLIPNSACVRRYPVELRGSWVWVWMGDASLADPAAIASSLALDDPAWRLLASHLDYDANYLLIDDNLLDLSHLSFAHEKTLGMDMPQWAELRPRIVPLERGLRMQRWHTDHPPRGFMKKKLGERADVWTTYDFLFPGLFLQRTTFWPAGTAARSGGGEPAGEPLFHRVDEQAVTPVSARTSRYFYAAGARRQDIDADKLERLFAVTAAAFGEDKALIEAQQKLIDLDPGRRMLPTSLDAGPTRFRKLVDTLLAGDGAPPTSAVRSASP, translated from the coding sequence ATGTGGGTCCGCAATGCCTGGTACGTCGCCGCCTGGGCGCAGGAGATCGAGCCCGGTCGCATCCATGCCCGTACCATCATCGACCAGCCTTTGGCGCTCTACCGGACCGGCGGCGGCGAGGTGGTGGCGCTCGAGGATCGTTGCCCACACCGCTTCGCGCCGCTCTCGATGGGCCGGCTCGAGGGCGATGCGCTGCGCTGCATGTATCACGGCCTGAAGTTCGCGCCCGACGGCAGTTGCATCGAGATCCCGGGCCAGAAGCTGATCCCCAACTCGGCCTGCGTGCGGCGCTATCCGGTCGAGCTGCGCGGCAGCTGGGTCTGGGTGTGGATGGGCGACGCGTCGCTCGCCGATCCGGCGGCCATCGCGTCGTCGCTGGCGCTCGACGATCCGGCGTGGCGCCTGCTGGCGAGCCATCTCGACTACGACGCGAACTATCTGCTGATCGACGACAATCTGCTCGACCTCTCGCACCTCTCCTTCGCGCACGAGAAGACCTTGGGCATGGACATGCCGCAATGGGCCGAGCTGCGCCCGCGCATCGTGCCGCTCGAGCGCGGCCTCCGGATGCAGCGCTGGCACACCGACCATCCGCCGCGCGGCTTCATGAAGAAGAAGCTCGGCGAGCGCGCCGACGTCTGGACGACCTACGATTTCCTCTTCCCTGGCCTGTTCCTGCAGCGCACCACCTTCTGGCCGGCCGGCACGGCGGCGCGCAGCGGCGGCGGAGAGCCGGCCGGCGAGCCGCTGTTCCATCGCGTCGACGAGCAGGCCGTCACGCCCGTCTCGGCCCGCACCTCGCGCTACTTCTACGCCGCTGGCGCCCGCCGCCAGGACATCGACGCGGACAAGCTCGAGCGGCTGTTCGCCGTCACCGCGGCGGCGTTCGGCGAGGACAAGGCGCTGATCGAGGCGCAGCAGAAGCTGATCGACCTCGATCCCGGTCGGCGCATGCTGCCGACCAGCCTCGATGCCGGGCCGACCCGGTTCCGCAAGTTGGTCGATACGTTGCTGGCGGGCGACGGCGCGCCGCCGACCTCCGCCGTCAGGTCAGCTTCACCATGA
- a CDS encoding trypsin-like peptidase domain-containing protein has translation MLFIPASNYFLPTCAGQKGIARLRCDDGRYLLADWTATSCTSGHGEGDDNRGVRFEFAFGMSEQEVMAKLGQHREEAASKPDLPIYRPRQVRKEKGFSVDTGFFVTSDGYLMTNHHVVDGSTRISVPIGGIEHTAQSVHNDPAHDLALLKIEGRFAALPIGSSSTVVRADEVFTLGYPLITL, from the coding sequence GTGCTCTTCATCCCGGCCAGCAACTATTTCCTGCCGACCTGCGCCGGCCAGAAGGGCATCGCCCGGCTGCGCTGCGACGACGGCCGTTACCTGCTGGCCGACTGGACGGCGACGAGCTGCACGTCGGGCCATGGCGAGGGCGACGACAATCGCGGCGTCAGGTTCGAGTTCGCTTTCGGCATGTCCGAACAGGAGGTCATGGCGAAGCTCGGCCAGCATCGGGAGGAAGCCGCGTCGAAGCCCGATCTGCCGATCTACCGGCCGCGCCAGGTGCGCAAGGAGAAGGGATTCTCCGTCGACACCGGCTTCTTCGTCACATCGGACGGCTACCTGATGACCAACCATCACGTCGTCGACGGGTCGACCAGAATCTCCGTACCGATCGGCGGGATCGAACACACCGCGCAGTCCGTGCACAACGACCCCGCGCACGATCTGGCGCTGCTGAAGATCGAAGGCCGGTTCGCCGCCCTGCCGATCGGCTCGTCCAGCACCGTCGTGCGTGCCGATGAAGTGTTCACTCTCGGCTATCCGCTGATCACGCTGTAA
- a CDS encoding phosphoenolpyruvate carboxykinase: MAQTGFVVPKVGLDALGLKNLEKVNWNLSVPALYEEAVRRREGAVADGGAFVVRTGVHTGRSPNDKFFVEDTGTRSRIDWGKTNKPISPERYRALYNRMMAYAQRRELFARDCWAGADPAHRIGVRVVTETAWHNLFARNMFLRPRAEELEGFKPDFTILNLPGFQADPALDGTASDCAILVNFSERVVAICGTWYAGEIKKSVFTILNYLLPDKNVLPMHASANIGSKGDVAIFFGLSGTGKTTLSADPSRTLIGDDEHGWAENSLFNFEGGCYAKVIKLSREAEPEIYATTGRFGTVLENVVHDAHTGALDLDDGRFTENTRACYPLDFIPNTLESGIAGTPENIVMLTADAFGVLPPISRLSPEQAMYHFLSGYTARVAGTEKGVTEPQATFSTCFGAPFMPRHPTVYAKMLGEKMARQNVKCWLVNTGWSGGGFGVGQRMSIRHTRAMVRAALDGTLASVAATPDPHFGMLVPSACPDVPGDVLNPKNTWKDKKAYDSAARDVAKRFESNFQQFESHVDGKVKQAAIRAAA; the protein is encoded by the coding sequence GTGGCACAGACGGGCTTCGTCGTACCGAAAGTTGGCCTCGATGCACTCGGGTTGAAGAATCTCGAGAAGGTGAACTGGAACCTCTCCGTGCCGGCGCTTTACGAGGAAGCCGTCCGGCGCCGCGAGGGTGCGGTCGCCGACGGCGGGGCCTTCGTGGTGCGCACCGGCGTGCACACCGGCCGTTCACCCAACGACAAATTCTTCGTCGAGGACACGGGCACCAGGAGCCGCATCGACTGGGGCAAGACCAACAAGCCGATCTCGCCCGAACGCTATCGCGCCCTCTATAACCGGATGATGGCCTACGCCCAGCGCCGCGAGCTGTTCGCACGCGACTGCTGGGCCGGCGCCGACCCCGCCCATCGCATCGGCGTGCGCGTCGTGACTGAGACGGCGTGGCACAATCTCTTCGCCCGCAACATGTTCCTGCGGCCGCGCGCCGAGGAGCTTGAAGGGTTCAAACCCGATTTCACCATTCTCAACCTGCCCGGCTTCCAGGCCGATCCAGCGCTCGACGGCACCGCCTCGGATTGCGCCATCCTGGTGAATTTCAGCGAACGTGTCGTGGCGATCTGCGGCACCTGGTACGCCGGCGAGATCAAGAAATCGGTGTTCACCATCCTGAACTACCTGCTGCCCGACAAGAACGTGCTGCCGATGCACGCCTCGGCCAATATCGGATCGAAGGGCGACGTGGCGATCTTCTTCGGCCTGAGCGGCACCGGCAAGACGACGTTGTCGGCCGATCCGTCACGTACCCTGATCGGCGACGACGAGCATGGCTGGGCGGAGAACAGCCTCTTCAACTTCGAGGGCGGCTGCTATGCGAAGGTGATCAAGCTCAGCCGCGAGGCCGAGCCCGAGATCTACGCGACGACCGGCCGCTTCGGCACGGTGCTCGAGAACGTGGTGCACGATGCGCACACCGGCGCGCTCGATCTCGACGACGGCCGCTTCACCGAGAACACGCGCGCCTGCTATCCGCTGGACTTCATCCCGAACACGCTGGAAAGCGGCATCGCCGGCACGCCCGAGAACATCGTGATGCTGACCGCCGACGCCTTCGGCGTTCTGCCGCCGATCTCGCGGCTCAGCCCTGAGCAGGCGATGTATCACTTCCTCTCAGGCTACACGGCGCGCGTTGCCGGTACCGAAAAGGGCGTGACCGAACCGCAGGCGACCTTCTCGACCTGCTTCGGCGCGCCGTTCATGCCGCGTCATCCCACGGTCTACGCCAAGATGCTGGGCGAGAAGATGGCCCGCCAGAACGTCAAGTGCTGGCTGGTCAACACCGGCTGGTCTGGCGGCGGCTTCGGCGTCGGCCAGCGCATGTCGATCCGCCACACGCGGGCCATGGTGCGGGCGGCGCTCGACGGCACGCTGGCGTCGGTCGCCGCCACGCCGGATCCCCATTTCGGCATGCTGGTGCCGAGCGCCTGCCCGGACGTGCCGGGCGACGTGCTCAACCCCAAGAACACCTGGAAGGACAAGAAGGCCTACGACAGCGCGGCGCGCGACGTTGCCAAGCGCTTCGAAAGCAACTTCCAGCAGTTCGAGAGCCACGTCGACGGCAAGGTCAAGCAGGCGGCGATCCGCGCCGCCGCCTGA
- a CDS encoding DUF2470 domain-containing protein: MTDDTSRAVRDLLRGLDRAALATALPTGAEGEPAWPYASLVLVAVDHDLSPLLLLSDLAEHSKAIAADARVSLLFDGTAGLDQPLTGARASVLGRAAPVDDERLTRRFLARHPDAAMYAGFKDFHLYRVVPERVHLVAGFGRIKWLDATELLAVPPLPELMESEAGIVAHMNDDHGDAVQLYAGKLLGLPGSDWRMTGVDAEGIDLRRAGRVARLPFESPLAAAGQARQALIALVAKARAA; the protein is encoded by the coding sequence ATGACGGATGACACATCCCGGGCGGTGCGCGACCTGCTTCGCGGGCTCGATCGCGCGGCCCTTGCGACGGCCTTGCCGACCGGTGCCGAGGGTGAGCCCGCCTGGCCCTACGCTTCGCTCGTCCTGGTGGCGGTGGATCACGATCTGTCGCCTCTCCTGTTGCTCAGCGACCTGGCCGAGCACAGCAAGGCGATCGCGGCCGATGCGCGGGTGTCTCTGCTGTTCGACGGCACCGCTGGCCTCGATCAGCCGCTGACCGGCGCGCGCGCCTCGGTGCTGGGGCGTGCCGCGCCGGTCGACGACGAACGTCTCACGCGACGATTCCTGGCGCGGCATCCCGATGCGGCCATGTATGCGGGCTTCAAGGATTTCCACCTCTATCGCGTCGTGCCGGAGCGCGTTCATCTTGTCGCCGGCTTCGGCAGGATCAAATGGCTCGATGCGACGGAGCTTCTGGCGGTGCCGCCGCTGCCCGAGTTGATGGAGAGCGAGGCCGGCATCGTCGCCCACATGAACGACGATCACGGCGATGCCGTCCAGCTCTATGCCGGCAAGCTGCTCGGCCTGCCGGGCAGCGACTGGAGGATGACGGGGGTCGATGCCGAGGGTATCGACCTGCGCCGCGCCGGCCGGGTGGCCCGCCTGCCGTTCGAGAGCCCGCTCGCGGCGGCAGGGCAGGCCCGTCAGGCCTTGATCGCGCTGGTCGCCAAGGCACGCGCCGCGTGA
- a CDS encoding response regulator transcription factor codes for MDQAARRSHAVRKNIALVDDDRNILTSVSMLLEAEGFQVKSYPDGASALEGLNQAPPDLAIFDIKMPRMDGMELLNRIRKTQTFPVIFLTSKDEEIDEVLGLRMGADDFIRKPFSQRLLLERIRAVLRRTDGGGAKGEGGTERIVRGELVLDPSRHQCTWKGKEVHLTVTEFLLLKSLAERPGHVKNRDQLMDAAYGETIYVDDRTIDSHIKRVRRKFREVDGEFEQIETLYGIGYRYRDA; via the coding sequence ATGGACCAGGCCGCCAGGAGAAGTCACGCCGTGCGCAAGAACATCGCCCTCGTCGACGACGATCGCAACATTTTGACCTCCGTGTCGATGCTGCTCGAAGCCGAAGGGTTCCAGGTCAAATCCTACCCCGACGGCGCCTCCGCGCTCGAAGGCCTCAACCAGGCACCGCCCGACCTGGCGATCTTCGACATCAAGATGCCGCGCATGGACGGCATGGAACTGCTCAACCGGATTCGCAAGACCCAGACCTTCCCGGTGATCTTCCTGACGTCCAAGGACGAGGAGATCGACGAGGTGCTGGGCCTGCGCATGGGCGCCGACGACTTCATCCGCAAGCCGTTCTCGCAGCGACTCCTGCTCGAGCGCATCCGCGCCGTGCTGCGACGGACCGACGGCGGCGGCGCCAAGGGCGAGGGCGGAACGGAGCGGATCGTGCGCGGCGAGCTGGTGCTCGATCCGAGCCGGCACCAGTGCACGTGGAAGGGCAAGGAAGTGCATCTCACGGTCACCGAGTTCCTGTTGCTGAAATCGCTCGCGGAGCGGCCCGGCCACGTCAAGAACCGCGACCAGTTGATGGATGCCGCCTACGGCGAGACGATCTACGTCGACGACCGCACGATCGACAGCCACATCAAGCGCGTGCGCCGCAAGTTCCGCGAGGTCGACGGCGAGTTCGAGCAGATCGAAACGCTCTATGGCATTGGATACAGATACCGCGACGCCTAG
- a CDS encoding stimulus-sensing domain-containing protein produces the protein MALDTDTATPRRETPADTPTAATSPLKSAIRGLWPGARRRAETAAERAESPSLLRRRRSPNRRHSPLTRRILLLNIVPVALLALGAVYLSDYEEELIDAELASLSVQGEMVAAGIGEVAVVGGETTVNRLDAEAARQLLTRLVRPTGVRARLFSETGELLGDSAVLTEAGRIHSAPLPPPEEPVDEPRPLIDRISDWIGHQLSRHERYSEYVERPVPTIRDFPEAASALRGFNASAVRVAGDGRLLLSAAVPVQRYKQVLGSLMLTRDNRAIAASLREVRYDMLTIAVAALGITVLLSLYLAGTITQPIVRLARAADDVRLARASRPTIPDLGKRGDEIGDLNDALRSMTEALWQRINAIESFAADVAHELKNPLTSLRSAIEVAARPDLEPERRARLMAIVIDDINRLNRLISDISDASRLDAELMRGEVKPVDLKALLDDMIRHYVRTEAQRAAVDVDLRIAANPPFTAHGHDGRYGQVFRNVIENALSFSPPDSRIVIELMREPRNGPFVVTIDDEGPGIPEENLESIFQRFYSERPTEHFGRHSGLGLSICRQIMETYGGSIAASNRRAADGRVLGARFTIRIPSANRK, from the coding sequence ATGGCATTGGATACAGATACCGCGACGCCTAGGCGGGAGACTCCGGCAGACACTCCGACCGCGGCGACGTCGCCCCTCAAATCCGCGATCCGCGGCCTGTGGCCCGGCGCGCGCCGACGGGCCGAGACCGCGGCGGAGCGGGCCGAGTCGCCGTCGCTGCTGCGCCGCCGCCGCAGCCCCAATCGCCGCCATTCCCCGCTCACCCGGCGCATCCTGCTGCTCAATATCGTGCCGGTCGCGCTGTTGGCGCTCGGCGCGGTCTATCTCAGCGACTACGAGGAGGAGCTGATCGATGCCGAGCTCGCCTCGCTGTCGGTGCAGGGCGAGATGGTGGCCGCCGGCATCGGCGAGGTCGCCGTGGTCGGCGGCGAGACCACCGTCAACCGCCTCGATGCCGAGGCGGCGCGCCAGCTCCTGACGCGCCTCGTCCGGCCGACCGGCGTGCGGGCACGCCTGTTCAGCGAGACCGGCGAGCTGCTCGGCGACTCGGCGGTCCTGACCGAGGCCGGGCGCATTCACAGCGCCCCGCTGCCGCCACCCGAGGAGCCGGTCGACGAACCGCGCCCGCTGATCGATCGCATCAGCGACTGGATCGGCCACCAGCTGTCCCGCCACGAACGCTACTCCGAGTATGTCGAGCGCCCGGTGCCCACGATCCGTGACTTCCCCGAGGCGGCGAGCGCGTTGCGCGGCTTCAACGCCTCGGCCGTCCGCGTGGCGGGCGATGGCAGGCTGCTGCTCAGCGCCGCCGTGCCCGTTCAGCGCTACAAGCAGGTGCTGGGTTCGCTGATGCTGACGCGCGACAACCGCGCCATCGCCGCGTCGCTGCGCGAGGTGCGCTACGACATGCTGACCATCGCCGTGGCGGCACTCGGCATCACCGTGCTGCTCTCGCTTTATCTCGCGGGAACCATCACCCAGCCGATCGTGCGGTTGGCACGCGCCGCCGACGACGTGCGGCTGGCGCGCGCGAGCCGGCCGACGATTCCCGATCTCGGCAAGCGCGGCGACGAGATCGGCGATCTCAACGACGCCCTGCGCTCGATGACCGAGGCGCTGTGGCAGCGCATCAACGCCATCGAGAGCTTCGCCGCCGACGTGGCGCACGAGCTCAAGAATCCGCTGACCTCGCTGCGCTCGGCGATCGAGGTCGCCGCCCGTCCCGATCTCGAGCCGGAACGCCGCGCCCGCCTGATGGCCATCGTCATCGACGACATCAACCGGCTGAACCGGCTGATCTCCGACATTTCCGACGCCTCGCGGCTCGACGCCGAACTGATGCGCGGCGAGGTAAAGCCGGTCGACCTGAAGGCGCTGCTCGACGACATGATCCGGCACTACGTGCGGACCGAGGCGCAGCGGGCGGCAGTCGACGTCGACCTGCGCATCGCCGCCAACCCGCCCTTCACCGCGCACGGCCACGACGGCCGCTACGGGCAGGTGTTCCGCAACGTGATCGAGAACGCCCTGTCCTTCAGCCCGCCCGACTCGCGCATCGTCATCGAGCTCATGCGCGAGCCGCGCAACGGCCCCTTCGTGGTCACCATCGACGACGAGGGCCCCGGCATTCCCGAGGAGAATCTCGAATCGATCTTCCAGCGCTTCTATTCCGAGCGGCCGACCGAGCATTTCGGCCGGCATTCGGGGCTGGGATTGTCGATCTGCCGGCAGATCATGGAGACCTATGGCGGCTCGATCGCCGCCTCCAACCGCCGCGCCGCCGACGGCCGCGTGCTGGGCGCGCGTTTCACCATCCGCATTCCCTCGGCCAACCGGAAATAG